Below is a genomic region from Sorghum bicolor cultivar BTx623 chromosome 9, Sorghum_bicolor_NCBIv3, whole genome shotgun sequence.
GGCATATTGTAACAATAGTATAATAAAGCTCTGTACTGGCATTTCCAAACATATTTGCACATGCGTTTTTCAAACCCGCCAGCATTAGGGGCTAGTGGAAATGAAAACTTTCCACTGCCTGAGGACCGCCAGTGAAAATACATTTCCACTAGCGGTTAGATAAGATAACAGCCAGTGAATATACATACCGTTCGGCCAAGTATATATATCCATTCGTGCAAGGATGAACGACATTCTGATACATTTATTTATATCTATAAGAACGATGCCATTATGTAGTGATAATTTATAGTATGAAAGAAACACGTTTACATCCATTATTTTTTCGGCAGATGCACTGACATGCATACATGGCATGTCCGCGCGTTATTCGATCATCGTATTTTATTGATGTTCTGGAACGAGGAGCGAAGGAAGCAGCACTGAGACATGCAGCAGCAGaagcagctagctagctttaTCAGCCGACATGGGGCGTCTGGGCGACTGTGTCGACGAAGATCCGGACGCGGTTGGTGCGGTAATCCATGGTCACCGGCGAGCCGACGGGCAGCACGACGATGTCGGCGTCGGGCTTGTCCTTGAGGATCactttcttggcttcctccacgCTCTTCCCGACCACCTCCGGCCACGACGTCTTGGCGCCGCCGCACTCTGGtgccgccgtcgccgtggagCTCATGGTCGGCGGTTGTCGGTCGCGAATTGAAACTGCAAATCAGTTGATGACAGATATGATGCTCTGGCCTGTGAATTAAAAGGAAACTAACAAACTACTGATAACTACTGTATTAGTATTGCAAAAAGCTAGCCAAAAGCGTAAGGTATGTATGTATTTGAAAGGCAGGGGCAGGCACACTCACGGGCAAGTGTGGCTTTGTTATTGTGCTTCTTATGCTGCTGATTAAACGAGTATGCactggtgaggtatttatagaGCTGCTGCAACCTAGCTACTGGCACAGGATGCGTGTGTGTTCATCAGGATTATTATTTGGTCTAAAGCTAGCTAGGCaaatattaggccttgtttagttcacccaaaaaaccaaaaacttttcaaaattctccgtcacatcgaatcttgcagcacatgcataaagcattaaatatagtcaaaaataaaaattaattacacagtttgtctgtaaatcgtgagatgaatctttttatTCTAGTTAGTTCGTAATTGGACGAAATTGCTACAGGGCtccaaaccaaaaaaatttggaaactaaacaaggccttaaacaaAAAGGAGAAAGGATAATGTGTTGATGGTGGCAAGAAATCGTAGCCGCTCCGCCGCTCAACAATAATGCGtgcatatattatatatatatacgcacGAGGCACACGAGGTGGCCCCGGCCAGTAATaaaaaacaagaaaagaaaaagatagcaaCGATACAGAAACATGCATCCATATGGTTTTTCCTCGCTTGCAACCAAATAGTGAGCAGAGCTTCAGTACGAGCAGCTGGCACTGATGTACAGAAACTTGGCAATTAGTGAATAACGTCTTTTTCGTTATATTCTTCTCCTCTCATCGATCGTCGCGGCAACTAGATAGTCTCGGACCTTTAGCTACATATAATTGCTCCTGCTAAATTATTACAAGATCTATCCTAGAGAGCTCTCGAGAGATTACTCAGTTAACCTACATTTGGAGAAACCAAGTAATGGGTTAATTCGACTCTCCATGGGACCGACTAATTTTTTCTGAATTTAACATTGTTGTGTAGACGCTCGTCGACAGCGAGACAACTATGATAAATTCATCAATCTCAAAGATTTATCGGTCTAGTCTTCGAAAAAGTTCATAGAGTCAGGTTTACATGCTTACATTCATAAGATGAGTATACTGTGTTGTACCGTTTGTAACTTTAAAAAAATAACCGACCACTATTGGTACATGGTGGATCTATATGCACCGATCACTTAAACTGTCTTGTTCATTGACCCCGAATgctaagatttttttttattggaAAAGGTACTGCACGGCGGCAGAATTTTTCTTCCATAACAAATGAAGCTTCTATTAACTTTTTTTAATGAAAGTTACAATAATTAACTTTCAACATCACTGTGAAGGACCTGCTCATGGGTTGTCTTTTGGGCCGCTCAAAACACGCGAAGGATTATGCACTAGCCACTGGGCTTCCTTTGGCCCACAGAACTAATAAGCAGCAGCGTGGCGGGCGGGTACCAGAATCCCAACTCTCGGGTAGCTGCtgttacggatattttccggggTGATCTCATCTCCTCGGATTCCCTTTACGGGAGATCTATCCTAACTACGACTTCCCCACGACGGCCTACGGGATATCACCCACGACTACGCACGTACCCGTGGAGACCGGTTCCACCTCCGtgatatcacccacgactcATCGTGGGCACGAGTTTACTTGGGGCGAGAGTTTCCTCTCCCCCCGACTGTATAAATACCCGTGATCAATGAATAAACAGACACCCCGAGTTCATTCTATTCCTCTCTGTTCTCGTACTCTCGCTTTCTACTCGTAACACGTTATCAGCACATCGCTCTCCCCTACCCCAGAGAGGAATAGCTCGGTTGGATAGAACATCGTCGAGGGATCGACCTTCGCCCAGGGCATCACCCCAAGATTGTACGGGAGTCAATCCGATGGATGAGGAAATGTGCCTAGTGGACAGTGGCACCACTAACTCTATACTCAGGGAAataaaatatttccaaactctCACAAAGAGCAAAGAAAATGTTTTAACAATCGCTGGACGCGATGCCGTAATAGCAGGCTCTGGTAGAGCCATTATTACGCTCCCTATGGGTACAACGATTACAATCGAGGATGCACTTCTGTATCCTGATTCAACTCGTACCTTATTGAGTTATAGAGATATCCGCAAAAATGGGTATCATATCGAAACCCATCACCAAAATAATGAGGAGTTCCTCCTCATTACAAAGGATAACGGATATGGCAGAGATACTCTCGAAAGAATTCCCTCCACTTCGTCTGGATTGTACTATTCATACATAAAACCTGTACAACATGTTGCGTACAAAGTAATTTTTCAGAATGTCAATGCATTCCAAACTTGGCATGATCGCCTTGGTCACCCTGGCATAGGGATGATGAGAAAAATTACTAGCAATTCTGTTGGTCACTCGCTAACCAATGTAAAATTTCCCCAATCCTCGGATTATACTTGCACTGCATGTGCAACAGGGAAATTAATTTTGAGGCCCTCTTCCCTCAAAATCAAAGTTGAACCACTCAACTTCCTTGAACGCATTCAAGGGGACATATGTGGCCCGATAAATCCTTTATCGGGACCGTTCAGGTACTTCATGGTTCTAATAGACGCATCCACACGATGGTCTCATGTGTCTCTTCTATCGACACGAAACCATGCTTTTGCCAAAATAATTGCGCAAGTTATCAAACTCAAAGCGCAACATCCTGAACATCAAATAAAATCCATTAGGATGGATAACGCTGCTGAATTTTCCTCTCGAGCCTTCAATGATTATTGTATGGCCTTAGGAATACAAGTACAGCATTCTGTCCCATATGTCCATACACAAAATGGGTTAGCCGAGTCTCTCATCAAGAGAATCAAGCTCATCGCTAGACCGCTACTGCAGAATTGCAATCTACCAACCCCATGTTGGGGTCATGCAGTCTTACACGCTGCTGAACTGATTCAATTGCGACCAACTGCATACCATGCAACGTCCCCGTTGCAACTAGTACATGGAAATCCCCCAAGCATTTCCCATCTGCGAAAGTTCGGTTGCGCTACATACGTACCGATCTCACCACCGAAGCGTACAACAATGGGCCTCCATAGAAAATTGGGGATCTATGTGGGATACAAATCTCCGTCGATTATAAAGTATCTAGAGCCCACCACAGGGGACCTCTTTACGGCCCGGTATGCCGATTGTATCTTCAATGAAGATCATTTTCCGGTATTAGGGGGAGACTTACCACATCACAAACAATGCCAGGAAATCAATTGGGATGCCCCAGACATTCCCAACTCAGATCCACGTACTTCAGAATCTGAACTCCAAGTTCAGAAAATCATAAATTTGCAACACATTGCAAATAACGTGCCAGACGCATTTACTGATTATAAGGGTGTTACAAAATCCTATAATCCAGCGAGAAATGTACCGGAAAGAGTAGAGGTACCAAACAAAACTACTCAACTCCCTAGTAAGAGGGGGAGAAGTACGGCTATCTCCACGGATACAGCTTCTAGCAAGCAAAGGAAACGGAAGACAAAATCTTCTGATCCAGTAAATGCAGCTCAACCTCATGTTGAGGAACACCCAGTGGAGGTTCAACCTTCACATCCCACATCAACAGTGCACTCAATTACTGATGCTGGGACATCGGAATACCCTGATGCGACCATCTTGGGAAATGATGATGCATCGGAAAGGGTCCATGAAATTTCCATCAACTATGCAGAAACTGGAGAGTCATTTGATAGAAAGACTACAATTGTCGACTCATATTTCTCCGCAATGATTGCCGAAATCCTTGAAAATGATCCAGATCCTAAGACCATGGCAGAGTGCAAAACGCGCTCGGACTGGAACCAATGGAAGGATGCAATCCAAGCAGAAATATCCTCGCTCACAAAAAGACAGGTATTCTCACAAGTAATACCTACACCTCCACAAGTATTCCCTGTGGGATTCAAGTGGGTTTTCGTCCGAAAGCGGAACGAGAACAATGAGGTGGTGAGATACAAAGCGAGGCTTGTAGCACAAGGGTTCACGCAGAGACCCGGCATTGACTTCAATGAAACATACTCTCCAGTCATGGGTGGAATAACATTCCGATACTTAATCTCTCTGGCTGTACAAAATCGTCTatctatgcagttgatggacgtagtgacTGCATATCTCTATGGGTCACTCGATTCGGACATATACATGAAGGTTCCTGACGGAATCCCAATACCGAATCAAAACGCAAATCGCAACATGTATTGTGTAAAGCTACAGAAATCACTCTATGGCTTAAAGCAGTCGGGAAGAATGTGGTATAACCGACTCAGCGAGTACCTTCTGCAGAAGGGCTACTCCAACAGTGATGATTGCCCATGTGTCTTCATCAAGAAATCCCAAATGGGATTCTGCATCATATCggtgtatgttgatgatttAAATATCATCGGCCACAAACAAGATATTGATGAGGCATGCAAACATCTTAAGACGGAGTTCGAGTTGAAGGATTTGGGTAAAACCAAATTCTGCTTAGGCCTACAGCTTGAGCATCTTTCAACTGGAATCTTTGTGCATCAATCTGCATATGTCCAAAAAGTATTGGAGAGATTCAATATGGACAAAGCATATCCTTCCAAAACCCCTATGGTTGTTCGGTCTTTGGGATTAAACACTAATCCATTCAGACCACAAGATGAGGGGGAGGAAATCCTAGGACCTCATGTCCCATACCTTAGTGCCGTTGGAgcactgatgtaccttgccaaTAGCACCAGGCCTGACATCGCTTTCGCAGTGAATTTGCTAGCAAGGCACAGTGCCGCTCCTACCAAGAGACATTGGACAGGAGTAAAACAGATCCTCAGATATGTTAATGGCACAAGGGATCTCGGATTATTCTTCCAAAGAGGAACAAATCCTGAGATGATAGGATACACCGATGCTGGATATCAATCAGACCCCCATAATGGCAGATCACAAACCGGTTTCGTATTCTTACAAAACGGAACCGCCATATCATGGACATCATCCAAGCAAACCTTGGCAACAACGTCCACGAATCATTCTGAAATAGTCGCATTATATGAGGCCTCACGTGAATGCGTTTGGCTTCGCAGAATGATCAACCACATACAGCAATCGTGTGGTCTTAAAGCTATCACAGCTCCAACCATTATCTATGAAGATAATGCTGCTTGTGTTACACAGATGGAGACAGGCTATATCAAGAGCAATATCAACAAACACATCTCTCCAAAGTTGTTCTATCCTCATGAATTACAACAAAAAGGAGAGATTGATATCTTGAAAACCAAATCATGCGACAATCTCGCTGACCTATTCACTAAGTCCCTACCAGCTTCCTCATTTGAAAAATGTGTCAAAGGAATTGGTATGCGACGACTTAGGGATTTGCAAAGTTCAGGGGGAGAAATCTCCTAGACATTGGTCTGTCTACACCATCGTATTACACTCTTTTCTCTCTATGAGTTTTTCCTCACAAGGTTTCTCATAAGGAGTTTTTAATGAGATAATGTTAACACAAGAGTGTCATATTCCTTGTTTTCCCCACAGGGGTTTTTAAAGGAGTATCAAAGACACATATTGTCCTCTAAACTACAACATGAGATTTCTCCTGCAAAGGTTTTCTCATATTAGTTTACAATGAGGCAATCATTAAGTGCTATAACTTTCTCCTTCTTTTCCCAAGCGGTTTTAAGGAGTTTTACCATAGCACATATACACACGTATTTTTCCTCGTTTTTATCCTACAGGAAT
It encodes:
- the LOC8067305 gene encoding subtilisin-chymotrypsin inhibitor-2B, which codes for MSSTATAAPECGGAKTSWPEVVGKSVEEAKKVILKDKPDADIVVLPVGSPVTMDYRTNRVRIFVDTVAQTPHVG